A single window of Methylobacterium nodulans ORS 2060 DNA harbors:
- a CDS encoding IS110 family transposase, whose product MIDQPSTGAAVRDQANTLFISLELSKARWMLTVSAPGAEKISRHSVSGGNAEALLEVIARLQASAAKRRSAAVPVVVIQEAGLDGFWIHRLLTGRGITSHVVDPASIAVNRRHRRAKTDALDGETLLRTLMAWSRGERQVCSMVQPPTPEAEDRRRLARERGRLIKERIQHSNRIKGLLASQGVSAYEPLRQDRRARLDALTTGDGRPIPERLRAEIVREIERLELVLSQIAAVERERDALLAEAAAADRDAVPAALLRLRGIGPELASLLWLEGLFRRFGNRRQLAAYAGLAPSPWQSGGLEREQGIAKSGNPRLRHAMIELAWFWTRHQPGSALSRWFAERVGAARGRVRRIAIVALARKLLVALWRYVTDGIVPQGAVFKA is encoded by the coding sequence ATGATCGACCAACCTTCGACCGGGGCTGCCGTCCGAGATCAGGCTAACACGCTCTTCATCTCGCTCGAACTCAGTAAGGCGCGCTGGATGCTGACCGTGAGCGCGCCGGGAGCCGAGAAGATCTCGCGGCACTCCGTGAGCGGTGGAAACGCAGAGGCGCTGCTGGAGGTGATCGCGCGATTACAGGCATCGGCTGCCAAGCGTCGCAGCGCCGCTGTCCCCGTGGTGGTGATCCAGGAGGCAGGGCTCGACGGGTTCTGGATCCATCGTCTGCTCACGGGCCGCGGGATCACGAGCCACGTTGTTGATCCGGCCTCGATCGCGGTGAACCGGCGGCATCGGCGGGCCAAGACCGATGCCCTCGACGGCGAGACGCTGCTGCGCACACTCATGGCGTGGTCGCGCGGCGAGCGTCAGGTCTGCTCGATGGTGCAGCCGCCCACCCCTGAAGCGGAAGATCGTCGCCGGCTGGCGCGCGAGCGCGGCCGGCTCATCAAGGAGCGCATTCAGCACTCAAACCGGATTAAGGGTTTGCTGGCCAGCCAGGGCGTGAGCGCGTACGAACCTCTGCGCCAGGACAGACGGGCGCGGCTGGATGCGCTTACGACCGGCGACGGCCGTCCCATCCCCGAGCGCCTCAGAGCCGAGATCGTGCGAGAGATCGAGCGGCTCGAACTCGTTCTCTCGCAGATTGCGGCCGTCGAGCGCGAGCGCGATGCGCTCCTGGCCGAGGCGGCTGCAGCCGATCGGGATGCCGTGCCTGCTGCCTTGCTGCGCCTGCGGGGGATCGGACCGGAGCTGGCCTCGCTTCTCTGGCTCGAAGGGCTCTTCCGCCGCTTCGGCAATCGTCGGCAGCTGGCGGCGTATGCGGGTCTGGCGCCGAGCCCGTGGCAGAGTGGCGGCCTGGAGCGCGAGCAAGGCATCGCCAAATCCGGCAACCCGCGGCTGCGGCACGCCATGATCGAGCTGGCGTGGTTCTGGACCCGCCATCAGCCCGGCTCGGCCTTGAGCCGCTGGTTTGCCGAGCGGGTCGGTGCGGCGCGTGGCCGGGTGCGGCGCATCGCCATCGTGGCGCTCGCGCGCAAGCTGCTTGTCGCTCTCTGGCGCTACGTGACTGACGGCATTGTCCCGCAGGGCGCGGTCTTCAAGGCCTGA
- a CDS encoding polysaccharide biosynthesis/export family protein: MRPLPIALCAALAVSGCSAILPAAGPSTSAVTEGADVATDQGLLARYEIIDVNPAVVEALRGRPLDSLLASFGDRRPSVEPVIGVGDVITVTIWEASTGGLFSGSLLPDRFSAGSKSATIPPQVVTRDGAITMPYAGRIQVAGKRVQEVQAQIEQELAGKAIEPQVIVTVTQPASTVVTVTGEVTAGARIPLSTKGDRLLDVIASAGGVRAPVSETFVRLSRGRTTATVPLTAVVSNPRENIYLRPGDTLTLVRDPQTFLATGATGANFEIPFQAEGITLAQALAKAGGLRDFQADPAGVFLFRFEPASVVRRLRPNSPLLGAPQVPVVYRVNMRDPNSLFITQAFRMRNRDLVYVSNAPFTEVQKVLSVFSAITAPVTAGASLYQSTR; the protein is encoded by the coding sequence ATGCGCCCCCTGCCGATCGCTCTCTGCGCCGCGCTCGCGGTGTCCGGCTGCAGCGCGATTCTGCCCGCAGCCGGGCCGTCCACCAGCGCCGTGACCGAGGGCGCGGACGTCGCCACCGACCAGGGCCTGCTGGCCCGCTACGAGATCATCGACGTCAACCCCGCCGTGGTCGAGGCCCTGCGCGGCCGCCCCCTCGACAGCCTGCTCGCCTCCTTCGGCGACCGCCGGCCCTCGGTCGAGCCGGTGATCGGCGTCGGCGATGTGATCACGGTGACGATCTGGGAGGCGAGCACCGGCGGCCTGTTCTCCGGCTCCCTCCTCCCCGACCGCTTCTCGGCTGGCTCGAAATCCGCGACCATCCCGCCGCAGGTCGTCACTCGCGACGGGGCGATCACGATGCCCTATGCGGGCCGGATCCAGGTTGCGGGCAAGCGCGTGCAGGAGGTGCAGGCGCAGATCGAGCAGGAACTCGCCGGCAAGGCCATCGAGCCGCAGGTCATCGTCACGGTGACCCAGCCCGCCAGCACCGTCGTGACGGTGACGGGCGAGGTGACGGCGGGGGCTCGCATCCCGCTCTCCACCAAGGGCGACCGTCTCCTCGACGTGATCGCGTCGGCCGGCGGCGTGCGCGCCCCGGTGAGCGAGACCTTCGTGCGCCTCTCCCGCGGCCGGACCACCGCCACCGTGCCGCTCACCGCCGTGGTGTCGAACCCGCGCGAGAACATCTATCTGCGCCCGGGCGACACGCTCACCCTGGTGCGCGACCCGCAGACCTTCCTGGCAACGGGCGCGACGGGGGCGAATTTCGAGATCCCGTTCCAGGCGGAGGGCATCACCCTCGCCCAGGCGCTCGCCAAGGCCGGCGGCCTGCGCGATTTCCAGGCCGATCCGGCGGGCGTGTTCCTGTTCCGGTTCGAGCCGGCCTCCGTGGTGCGCCGCCTGCGCCCCAACAGCCCGCTTCTCGGCGCGCCCCAGGTTCCGGTGGTCTACCGCGTCAACATGCGCGACCCGAACAGCCTGTTCATCACCCAGGCCTTCCGGATGCGCAACCGCGATCTCGTCTACGTCTCGAACGCGCCCTTCACCGAAGTCCAGAAGGTGCTCAGCGTCTTCTCGGCGATCACCGCCCCTGTCACCGCCGGCGCCTCGCTCTACCAGTCGACCCGCTAG
- the ettA gene encoding energy-dependent translational throttle protein EttA: MAREFIYHMRGLTKTYAGGKKVLDNVHLSFYPDAKIGVLGVNGAGKSTLLRIMAGIDTDYTGEGFVAEGARVGYLPQEPQLDPTKTVRENVMEGVAESRAILDRYNDLAMNYSEETADEMTRLQDEIEAKGLWDLDSKVDQAMDALRCPGDEVAVETLSGGERRRVALCRLLLWQPDLLLLDEPTNHLDAETVAWLEGHLRSYPGAILIVTHDRYFLDNVTGWILELDRGRGIPYEGNYSSWLVQKQKRLAQEGREEEARQRTIEREQQWVAASPKARQAKSKARIARYEELVAKSQEKGPSTAQIVIPIAERLGNNVIEFEGLGKAFGDRLLIDDLTFKLPPGGIVGVIGPNGAGKTTLFRMITGQEKPDAGTIRIGESVKLGYVDQSRDTLNPDATVWQEISGGNDVLYLGKREINSRAYCGAFNFKGSDQQKKVGVLSGGERNRVHLAKILKSGANVLLLDEPTNDLDVDTLRALEEALEDYAGCAVIISHDRWFLDRIATHILAFEGDSHVEWFEGNFADYEEDKKRRLGVDSTIPHRIKYKKFSR; this comes from the coding sequence ATGGCCCGTGAGTTCATCTACCACATGCGGGGTCTCACCAAGACCTACGCGGGCGGCAAGAAGGTGCTCGACAACGTGCACCTCTCCTTCTACCCGGACGCCAAGATCGGCGTGCTCGGCGTCAACGGCGCCGGCAAGTCGACCCTGCTGCGCATCATGGCGGGCATCGACACGGATTATACCGGCGAGGGCTTCGTCGCCGAGGGCGCGCGGGTCGGCTACCTGCCGCAGGAGCCGCAGCTCGACCCCACCAAGACCGTGCGCGAGAACGTCATGGAGGGGGTCGCCGAGAGCCGCGCCATCCTCGACCGCTACAACGACCTCGCGATGAACTATTCCGAGGAGACGGCGGACGAGATGACCCGTCTGCAGGACGAGATCGAGGCCAAGGGCCTGTGGGATCTCGATTCCAAGGTCGATCAGGCGATGGACGCCCTGCGCTGTCCCGGCGACGAGGTCGCGGTGGAGACGCTCTCGGGCGGCGAGCGCCGCCGCGTCGCCCTGTGCCGGCTGCTCCTGTGGCAGCCCGATCTCCTGCTCCTCGACGAGCCCACCAACCACCTCGACGCCGAGACCGTGGCCTGGCTCGAAGGGCATCTGCGCTCCTATCCGGGCGCGATCCTGATCGTCACCCACGACCGCTACTTCCTCGACAACGTCACGGGCTGGATCCTGGAGCTCGACCGCGGCCGGGGCATCCCCTACGAGGGCAACTATTCCTCGTGGCTGGTGCAGAAGCAGAAGCGGCTCGCCCAGGAGGGCCGCGAGGAGGAGGCGCGCCAGCGCACCATCGAGCGCGAGCAGCAATGGGTGGCGGCCTCGCCGAAGGCCCGGCAGGCCAAGTCCAAGGCCCGCATCGCCCGCTACGAGGAACTCGTGGCGAAGTCGCAGGAGAAGGGGCCGAGCACCGCCCAGATCGTCATCCCGATCGCCGAGCGGCTCGGCAACAACGTCATCGAGTTCGAGGGGCTCGGCAAGGCCTTCGGCGACCGCCTGCTCATCGACGACCTCACCTTCAAGCTGCCGCCGGGCGGCATCGTCGGCGTGATCGGGCCGAACGGCGCCGGCAAGACCACCCTGTTCCGGATGATCACCGGCCAGGAGAAGCCCGATGCGGGCACGATCCGCATCGGCGAGAGCGTCAAGCTCGGCTATGTCGACCAGTCGCGCGACACGCTCAACCCCGACGCCACCGTCTGGCAGGAGATCTCGGGGGGCAACGACGTCCTCTATCTCGGCAAGCGCGAGATCAACTCCCGGGCCTATTGCGGCGCCTTCAACTTCAAGGGCTCGGACCAACAGAAGAAGGTCGGCGTCCTGTCGGGCGGCGAGCGCAACCGGGTGCACCTCGCCAAGATCCTGAAGAGCGGCGCCAACGTGCTGCTCCTCGACGAGCCGACGAACGACCTCGACGTCGACACCTTGCGGGCGCTGGAGGAGGCGCTGGAGGATTACGCCGGCTGCGCGGTGATCATCAGCCACGACCGCTGGTTCCTCGACCGCATCGCCACCCACATCCTCGCCTTCGAGGGCGACAGCCACGTGGAGTGGTTCGAGGGCAACTTCGCGGATTACGAGGAGGACAAGAAGCGCCGGCTCGGCGTCGATTCCACGATTCCCCACCGGATCAAGTACAAGAAGTTCAGCCGCTGA